In Alistipes ihumii AP11, a genomic segment contains:
- a CDS encoding 50S ribosomal protein L25/general stress protein Ctc, with protein METIKIAGVKREAFGKKESKSIRKQGQVPCVIYGNGETVHFSVDARSLKPLIYTPQSFLIEFDIEGKKEVGVMREVQYHPVTDQVLHADFFHVIPGKPISIDVPVKLTGNSEGVKQGGKLILSKRKVRISATMENLPDEIVVDVTTLGLGKSIFVGDLKYDHITILTPATTAICAVKMTRAARGAAAAAEAAAAAKK; from the coding sequence ATGGAAACGATCAAAATCGCCGGCGTAAAGCGTGAAGCGTTCGGCAAAAAAGAGAGCAAGAGCATTCGCAAGCAGGGGCAGGTTCCCTGCGTGATCTACGGCAACGGCGAGACCGTTCACTTCTCGGTGGACGCCCGCTCCCTGAAACCGCTGATCTACACGCCCCAGTCATTCCTGATCGAGTTCGACATCGAAGGCAAAAAGGAAGTGGGCGTCATGCGCGAGGTTCAGTACCATCCGGTGACGGACCAGGTACTGCACGCCGACTTCTTCCATGTGATTCCCGGCAAGCCGATCTCGATCGACGTGCCCGTCAAGCTGACCGGCAACTCGGAAGGCGTGAAGCAGGGCGGCAAGCTGATCCTCAGCAAGCGGAAAGTACGCATCAGCGCGACGATGGAAAATCTGCCCGACGAGATCGTCGTAGACGTGACGACGCTCGGCCTGGGCAAGAGCATTTTCGTCGGGGACCTGAAGTACGACCACATCACGATTCTGACGCCTGCCACGACGGCTATCTGCGCCGTGAAGATGACGCGCGCCGCCCGTGGCGCGGCCGCTGCAGCCGAAGCGGCCGCCGCGGCCAAGAAATAG
- a CDS encoding zinc ribbon domain-containing protein: MATSSKKSGESNDFSVEEKIVALYELQKIDSKIDEINKIKGELPLEVQDLEDEIAGLETRMANITSEVEGLTASTKQRKEEIEQAKVLIAKYEQQQDNVRNNREFDSLSKEIEYQKLEIELCEKKIKEYAADIKIKKKMIEDAQAVVADRKIDLAAKKQELEGIDQETAKEMESLTEQSNAAEAKIDARLLAAYKRIRGNVRNGLAVVTVKRDACGGCYNRIPPQRQLDIRMSKKIIVCEYCGRILVSDQLDEEAAEQ; encoded by the coding sequence ATGGCGACATCGAGCAAAAAGAGCGGCGAGTCGAACGACTTTTCCGTCGAGGAAAAGATCGTTGCGCTGTACGAATTACAGAAAATCGATTCGAAGATCGACGAGATCAACAAGATCAAGGGAGAGCTTCCGCTGGAGGTTCAGGACCTCGAGGACGAGATCGCCGGTCTGGAGACCCGCATGGCCAATATCACTTCCGAAGTGGAGGGGCTGACTGCCTCGACCAAGCAGCGCAAGGAGGAGATCGAGCAAGCCAAGGTTCTGATAGCCAAATACGAACAGCAGCAGGATAACGTCCGAAACAACCGCGAGTTCGACTCGTTGTCGAAAGAAATCGAGTATCAGAAACTCGAGATCGAACTGTGCGAGAAGAAAATCAAGGAATACGCCGCCGATATCAAGATCAAGAAGAAAATGATCGAGGATGCTCAGGCCGTCGTTGCCGACCGCAAGATCGATCTGGCTGCCAAAAAGCAGGAGCTCGAGGGAATCGATCAGGAGACGGCCAAGGAGATGGAAAGCCTGACGGAGCAGTCGAATGCGGCCGAGGCGAAGATCGACGCCCGGCTTTTGGCGGCTTATAAGAGAATACGAGGGAATGTCCGCAACGGGCTGGCCGTCGTGACGGTCAAGCGCGACGCCTGCGGAGGATGCTACAACCGCATTCCTCCCCAGAGGCAGCTCGACATCCGGATGAGCAAGAAAATCATCGTCTGCGAATATTGCGGCCGCATTTTGGTGTCGGACCAGCTGGACGAAGAAGCCGCTGAGCAGTAG
- a CDS encoding RNA-binding S4 domain-containing protein, which yields MEDKSVRLDKWLWAVRIYKTRSDAADACRTNKVLVNGSYAKPSREVKPGDAITVKKMPVTYSFRVVELVSSRQPAKEVPRYAENVTPQEELDKLNIPKLSIFVQRDRGSGRPTKRERREIDSLMGELYSEDEDEQF from the coding sequence ATGGAAGACAAATCGGTCAGACTCGACAAATGGCTGTGGGCCGTGCGGATTTACAAGACGCGCAGCGACGCGGCCGACGCATGCCGGACGAACAAGGTGCTCGTCAACGGCTCCTACGCCAAGCCCTCGCGCGAGGTCAAGCCCGGAGATGCGATAACCGTCAAAAAGATGCCGGTCACCTACTCGTTCCGCGTCGTGGAGCTCGTTTCGTCGCGGCAGCCGGCCAAAGAAGTCCCCCGCTACGCCGAGAACGTCACGCCGCAAGAGGAGCTCGACAAGCTGAACATCCCGAAGCTGAGCATTTTCGTCCAGCGCGACCGGGGTAGCGGCAGGCCCACGAAGCGCGAGCGCCGCGAGATCGACTCGCTGATGGGCGAGCTCTATTCCGAAGACGAGGACGAGCAGTTCTGA
- a CDS encoding helix-turn-helix transcriptional regulator, with translation MSRSNPTSTAQQPMIVKYVQPDRSGIQAHNFTRHSIGYVVRGKKCVYYGDVCHEIPQGTLFYMGMGNHYTEDVPEQGKNFEQIVFYYTSDQLSRILNHLSVGYQLNITNDHSCPNCENQSHVSYPASNIMKNFFGTVNQYLKDDAFSQDNTAETIKMTELIYLILAQKDCCLKSKILSNMDLMKENFEQTVQSYIFDDISVEELAGKCNRSLTSFKKEFRKHFFEPPHKWFIRQRLMHSRLLLISTNKSISEIGNDCNFPNTSHFIKLFKKEYGMTPASYRHRHAAGGESEPVLSAKAYSARDQQMSTASRM, from the coding sequence ATGTCACGATCAAATCCGACATCGACCGCTCAGCAACCCATGATTGTCAAGTACGTTCAACCGGACCGCAGCGGAATCCAAGCCCACAATTTTACCCGTCACAGCATCGGCTACGTCGTGCGCGGCAAGAAATGCGTATACTACGGCGACGTCTGTCACGAGATTCCTCAGGGAACGCTTTTCTACATGGGTATGGGAAACCACTATACCGAGGACGTTCCCGAACAGGGAAAGAACTTCGAGCAGATCGTCTTCTACTATACCTCCGATCAGCTGTCGAGGATACTCAACCACCTGAGCGTCGGCTATCAGCTTAACATTACGAACGACCATAGCTGTCCCAACTGCGAGAATCAAAGCCATGTGAGCTATCCCGCGTCGAACATCATGAAGAATTTCTTCGGAACGGTCAACCAGTATCTCAAGGACGATGCTTTCTCGCAGGACAATACGGCGGAAACGATCAAGATGACCGAGCTGATCTATCTGATCCTGGCTCAGAAGGATTGTTGTCTCAAAAGCAAAATACTGAGCAATATGGACCTGATGAAGGAGAATTTCGAGCAAACGGTTCAGAGCTATATCTTCGACGATATTTCGGTCGAGGAGCTGGCCGGCAAGTGCAACCGGAGCCTGACCTCGTTCAAGAAAGAGTTCCGCAAGCACTTTTTCGAACCTCCCCACAAGTGGTTCATCCGTCAGCGACTGATGCACTCGCGCCTGCTGCTGATTTCGACGAACAAATCGATCTCTGAGATCGGGAACGACTGCAATTTCCCGAATACGTCCCATTTTATCAAGCTGTTCAAGAAGGAGTACGGCATGACTCCGGCCAGCTATCGTCACCGGCACGCTGCGGGCGGGGAGTCCGAGCCGGTTTTGTCCGCGAAGGCTTATTCCGCCCGCGATCAGCAGATGTCGACCGCGTCCCGTATGTAA
- the ahcY gene encoding adenosylhomocysteinase produces the protein MFINQDLPYKVADISLSDWGRKEIEIAEKEMPGLMAVRRKYSAEKPLRGARIMGSLHMTIQTAVLIETLVELGAEVRWCSCNIFSTQDHAAAAIAKAGVPVFAWKGETLEDYWWCTAMALSFPGGKGPNLIVDDGGDATLLVHKGYAAENDARSIEHEPASHEEAVILNTIRELLSEDPGKWHRTVTELRGVSEETTTGVHRLYQMQARGELLFPAINVNDSVTKSKFDNLYGCRESLADGIKRATDVMIAGKVVVVCGYGDVGKGCARSMRSYGARVIVTEIDPICALQAAMEGFEVKTVEDALDEGNIYVTTTGNCDIIRIDHMERMRDQAIVCNIGHFDNEIQMAELEIYPGIVRTEIKPQVDKYTFPDGHSIFILAEGRLVNLGCATGHPSFVMSNSFTNQTLAQIELWTRKMDVDVYRLPKHLDEEVARLHLDNLGVRLTKLTPKQADYIGVPVEGPYKADFYRY, from the coding sequence ATGTTCATCAACCAAGACTTGCCCTACAAGGTAGCCGACATCTCGCTGTCGGACTGGGGCCGCAAGGAAATCGAGATCGCCGAGAAGGAGATGCCGGGCCTGATGGCCGTGCGCAGAAAATACAGCGCCGAAAAACCGCTTCGGGGGGCCCGGATCATGGGCTCGCTGCACATGACGATCCAAACCGCCGTGCTGATCGAGACGCTCGTCGAGCTGGGCGCCGAGGTTCGCTGGTGCAGCTGCAACATCTTCTCGACGCAGGACCACGCGGCCGCCGCGATCGCCAAGGCCGGCGTGCCCGTTTTCGCATGGAAGGGCGAGACGCTCGAGGACTACTGGTGGTGCACGGCTATGGCGCTGAGCTTCCCCGGCGGCAAGGGCCCGAACCTGATCGTCGACGACGGGGGCGACGCGACGCTGCTCGTACACAAGGGATATGCGGCCGAAAACGATGCCCGGTCGATCGAGCACGAACCGGCAAGCCACGAGGAAGCCGTCATCCTGAACACGATCCGCGAGCTGCTGTCGGAGGACCCCGGCAAATGGCACCGCACGGTGACCGAACTGCGCGGCGTGTCGGAGGAGACCACGACGGGCGTTCACCGGCTCTACCAGATGCAAGCGCGGGGCGAGCTGCTGTTCCCGGCCATCAATGTGAACGACTCGGTGACCAAAAGCAAGTTCGACAACCTGTACGGTTGCCGCGAGTCGCTGGCCGACGGCATCAAGCGCGCGACGGACGTGATGATCGCCGGCAAGGTCGTGGTCGTCTGCGGCTACGGCGACGTGGGCAAGGGCTGCGCGCGGAGCATGCGCTCGTACGGCGCCCGCGTGATCGTCACCGAGATCGACCCGATCTGCGCGTTGCAGGCCGCCATGGAGGGATTCGAGGTCAAGACGGTCGAGGACGCGCTCGACGAAGGCAACATCTACGTCACGACGACCGGCAACTGCGACATCATCCGCATCGATCACATGGAGCGGATGCGCGATCAGGCGATCGTCTGCAATATCGGCCACTTCGACAACGAGATTCAGATGGCCGAACTGGAAATCTACCCCGGCATCGTCCGGACCGAAATCAAGCCGCAGGTCGACAAGTACACGTTCCCCGACGGCCACTCGATTTTCATTTTGGCCGAGGGCCGTCTGGTAAACCTGGGTTGCGCGACGGGACACCCGTCGTTCGTGATGAGCAACTCGTTCACGAACCAGACCCTCGCTCAGATCGAACTGTGGACCCGGAAGATGGACGTCGACGTCTACCGGCTGCCGAAGCATCTAGACGAGGAGGTCGCCCGGCTTCACCTGGACAATCTGGGCGTCCGACTGACGAAGCTGACCCCCAAGCAGGCCGACTACATCGGCGTCCCGGTCGAAGGTCCTTACAAGGCCGATTTCTACCGGTACTGA
- the ung gene encoding uracil-DNA glycosylase → MDVKISPKWKEWIGREFDKPYFGQLVDFVKQEYAQRRVFPPGRNIFRAFDMCDPDNLKVVIIGQDPYHGPGQANGLCFSVGDGVPFPPSLVNIFKEVHDDTGAPVPASGNLDRWAEQGVLLLNAVLTVRAHEAASHAGHGWERFTDEVVKAIALRKQGVVYMLWGSYAQRKASVVDPQRNCILKAVHPSPLSAYRGFFGCRHFSRANEYLQSIGREPIRW, encoded by the coding sequence ATGGATGTCAAGATTTCTCCCAAATGGAAAGAGTGGATAGGCCGGGAGTTCGACAAGCCCTATTTCGGGCAACTGGTCGATTTCGTCAAGCAGGAATACGCCCAGAGGCGGGTTTTCCCGCCCGGACGCAATATTTTCCGGGCTTTCGATATGTGCGATCCCGATAATCTGAAAGTGGTCATCATCGGACAGGACCCGTATCACGGGCCGGGGCAGGCCAACGGACTGTGCTTTTCGGTCGGCGACGGCGTGCCTTTCCCTCCCTCGCTGGTCAACATATTCAAGGAGGTGCACGACGATACGGGCGCGCCCGTTCCCGCTTCGGGCAATCTCGACCGCTGGGCCGAACAGGGCGTGCTGCTGCTCAACGCCGTACTGACCGTGCGCGCGCACGAGGCGGCGTCGCATGCCGGGCACGGATGGGAACGGTTCACCGACGAGGTCGTGAAGGCTATCGCTCTTCGCAAGCAGGGGGTCGTTTACATGCTATGGGGCTCGTATGCGCAGCGCAAGGCTTCGGTTGTCGATCCGCAGCGCAACTGCATTCTCAAGGCGGTCCACCCGTCGCCCCTGTCGGCCTATCGGGGATTTTTCGGCTGCCGCCATTTCAGCCGCGCGAACGAGTATCTGCAAAGCATCGGCCGGGAGCCGATCCGATGGTAA
- the pth gene encoding aminoacyl-tRNA hydrolase, whose amino-acid sequence MKYLIVGLGNIGAEYAETRHNIGFKVADALAAEAGAVFATGRYGSVAEFRHKGRTFVLLKPSTYMNLSGKAVSYWLKAEKIPQENLLVVVDDIALPFGTIRIRAKGSDGGHNGLKSIAELLGNSDYARLRFGIGGDFPKGFQVDYVLGEWTPDERAALPGRIGTAAEAVLSFGTAGLERTMNGFNRK is encoded by the coding sequence TTGAAATACCTGATCGTCGGGCTGGGCAATATCGGCGCCGAGTACGCCGAAACCCGGCATAACATAGGATTCAAAGTGGCCGACGCACTGGCAGCCGAGGCGGGCGCCGTCTTTGCAACGGGCCGCTACGGCTCGGTCGCCGAGTTCAGGCACAAGGGACGGACGTTCGTGCTGCTGAAGCCGTCGACCTACATGAACCTGAGCGGCAAGGCGGTCAGCTACTGGCTGAAAGCCGAAAAGATCCCGCAGGAGAACCTGCTGGTCGTCGTCGACGACATCGCGCTGCCGTTCGGCACGATCCGCATCCGGGCCAAAGGCAGCGACGGCGGACACAACGGGCTCAAAAGCATCGCCGAGCTGCTCGGCAACAGCGACTATGCGCGGCTGCGCTTCGGTATCGGGGGCGACTTTCCCAAAGGCTTTCAGGTAGACTACGTGCTCGGCGAATGGACGCCCGACGAGCGGGCGGCGCTGCCCGGGCGAATCGGAACGGCCGCCGAGGCCGTCCTCTCGTTCGGCACGGCGGGGCTGGAGCGCACGATGAACGGATTCAACCGCAAATAG
- the terL gene encoding phage terminase large subunit has product MPIPTPRQAAEELARRSLSDFARTMIPALDLTPFHRSYYDTLDRFARGEIRRLIVSIPPQHGKSLGSSVLLPAYLLGRQPDRRIALASYNLRLASRFNRQIQRLMDASAYRSVFPRTRLKRSSAKDRGTLRTAEEFELVGSRGGLLSVGRDGALTGRPVDVFILDDLYKNAQEANSPLVRDHAWDWYNAVVKTRLHNDSQELLVFTRWHEDDLIGRIAAREPITDINEVGQRPAGPSSWLRLNFEAVKQGPSTSADPRRQGEPLWPARHSSELLEQKRRLDPMLFETMYQGNPSSAEGVLYGDRFATYDKLPERTIKKGNYTDTADSGEDYLCSVCYETGTDDTIYITDVLYTPLGMEATEPLVAAMLQRNGTRTARIESNNGGRGFARAVAKLCPQTRIEWFHQYRNKEARVLSNATEVAARIRMPEDWHRRWSEFYGDVVSFRRLFRSNRRDDAPDVLTGIVETESAGPGKCIRAVGFSG; this is encoded by the coding sequence ATGCCCATACCTACTCCCCGCCAGGCGGCCGAGGAACTCGCCCGCCGCTCGCTGAGCGACTTCGCGCGAACGATGATTCCCGCGCTCGACCTGACCCCGTTCCACCGAAGCTATTACGACACGCTCGACCGGTTCGCCCGGGGAGAAATCCGCCGGCTGATCGTGTCGATTCCGCCCCAACACGGAAAATCGCTCGGTTCGTCGGTCCTGCTGCCCGCCTACCTGCTCGGCCGGCAGCCCGACCGCCGGATCGCGCTGGCTTCCTACAACCTGCGTCTGGCCTCACGGTTCAACCGGCAGATTCAGCGGCTCATGGACGCATCCGCTTACCGGAGCGTTTTCCCCCGAACCCGCCTCAAACGCTCTTCCGCCAAGGATCGCGGCACTCTGCGCACGGCCGAGGAGTTCGAACTGGTCGGCTCCCGAGGCGGGCTGCTGAGCGTCGGCCGCGACGGAGCGCTGACCGGCCGGCCGGTCGACGTATTCATCCTGGACGACCTGTACAAAAATGCGCAGGAGGCCAACTCGCCGCTCGTCCGCGACCACGCGTGGGACTGGTACAACGCCGTCGTCAAAACCCGGCTGCACAACGACTCGCAGGAACTGCTCGTCTTCACGCGCTGGCACGAGGACGACCTGATCGGCCGGATCGCCGCCCGGGAGCCCATAACGGACATAAACGAAGTCGGGCAGCGACCGGCCGGGCCGTCCTCGTGGCTCCGACTCAATTTCGAGGCTGTCAAACAGGGCCCGTCCACGAGCGCCGACCCGCGCCGACAGGGCGAGCCGCTCTGGCCGGCCCGGCACTCGTCCGAACTGCTGGAGCAGAAGCGCCGGCTCGATCCCATGCTATTCGAAACGATGTATCAGGGAAATCCCTCTTCGGCCGAGGGCGTGCTCTACGGAGACCGTTTTGCCACCTACGACAAACTGCCCGAACGGACGATAAAAAAGGGGAACTACACCGATACGGCGGACTCGGGAGAGGACTACCTGTGCTCGGTCTGCTACGAAACAGGGACAGACGACACCATTTACATAACGGACGTACTTTATACGCCGCTCGGCATGGAAGCGACCGAACCGCTCGTCGCCGCCATGCTGCAACGCAACGGCACCCGCACGGCGCGCATTGAAAGCAACAACGGAGGGCGGGGTTTCGCGCGGGCCGTCGCCAAACTGTGTCCGCAGACGCGCATCGAGTGGTTCCACCAGTACCGGAACAAGGAAGCGCGCGTGCTGTCGAATGCGACCGAAGTGGCGGCACGCATCCGGATGCCCGAAGACTGGCATCGTCGCTGGAGCGAATTTTACGGAGACGTGGTCTCGTTCCGCCGGCTTTTCCGCTCGAACCGGCGCGACGACGCGCCCGACGTTCTGACAGGCATCGTCGAGACCGAGTCCGCCGGACCGGGAAAATGTATCCGGGCGGTCGGATTCAGCGGATAA
- a CDS encoding riboflavin kinase, whose protein sequence is MNPLVKGKVAGGNRLGRTLGFPTANIPLKEDDPVRNGVYAARVRIDGTEHEAVVNVGHRPTVGNGPDRVLEAHLLDFEGDLYGQTIEVELLEFLREEQRFGSTEELSRQIEADKKRARERLRRDSDL, encoded by the coding sequence ATGAATCCGCTCGTCAAAGGCAAAGTCGCGGGAGGCAACAGGCTCGGACGGACGCTCGGCTTCCCGACGGCCAACATTCCGCTGAAAGAGGACGATCCGGTACGCAACGGAGTCTATGCCGCCCGGGTCCGGATCGACGGCACGGAGCACGAAGCGGTCGTCAACGTCGGACACAGGCCGACCGTCGGCAACGGACCGGACCGCGTGCTCGAGGCTCACTTGCTCGATTTCGAGGGCGACCTGTACGGACAAACGATCGAAGTCGAGCTATTGGAGTTTCTGCGCGAGGAACAACGCTTCGGATCGACCGAAGAGCTGTCCCGCCAGATCGAAGCCGACAAGAAGCGGGCGCGCGAACGCCTCCGCCGGGACTCGGACCTCTGA
- a CDS encoding Nif3-like dinuclear metal center hexameric protein has protein sequence MKVREVAGAIEEFAPLGLQESYDNSGLNVGSPDAEVSGVLICVDVTDEVVDEALAVGANLVVSHHPLLFHPLRRLVGGDPAQRIAARCMIAGISLYAAHTNLDSADGGMSHALGRRLGLRDMRLLCPHAPGGHTGYGVVGELAEAVPILRFLSEVKRSLRCGAIRYSPLCRNTVSRVALSTGAGASLIEAAAGAKADVYLSADFKYNDFFGPDGRLVVADVGHFESEYCAIDLLYDIITKKIANFAVRKSERSVNPINYLV, from the coding sequence ATGAAAGTGAGAGAAGTGGCCGGAGCGATCGAGGAGTTCGCTCCGCTCGGTTTGCAGGAAAGCTACGACAACAGCGGCCTGAATGTCGGTTCGCCCGATGCGGAGGTGAGCGGCGTGCTGATATGCGTCGACGTGACCGACGAAGTCGTGGACGAGGCGCTGGCCGTCGGAGCGAATCTCGTCGTGTCGCATCATCCGTTGCTGTTTCACCCGCTGCGCCGGCTGGTGGGCGGCGATCCGGCGCAGCGCATCGCCGCCCGGTGCATGATCGCCGGCATCAGTCTCTATGCCGCCCATACCAACTTGGACAGCGCCGACGGCGGGATGAGCCATGCGCTCGGGCGCCGGCTGGGACTTCGCGACATGCGGCTGCTCTGTCCGCATGCGCCCGGCGGGCATACCGGCTACGGAGTGGTCGGCGAACTGGCCGAGGCCGTGCCGATCCTTCGCTTCCTGAGCGAGGTCAAGCGTTCGCTTCGTTGCGGCGCGATACGTTACAGTCCGCTTTGCCGCAATACGGTTTCCCGAGTCGCTCTGTCGACCGGGGCGGGGGCCTCGCTGATCGAGGCCGCGGCCGGAGCGAAAGCCGACGTCTATCTGTCGGCCGACTTCAAATACAACGATTTTTTCGGGCCCGACGGGCGTTTGGTAGTGGCCGACGTGGGGCATTTCGAGAGCGAATATTGCGCAATCGACCTTTTGTATGATATAATTACGAAAAAAATCGCTAATTTTGCAGTTCGCAAGAGCGAACGTTCCGTTAACCCGATCAATTACTTGGTTTAA
- a CDS encoding MerR family transcriptional regulator: protein MTTSERKSRKIYYTMGEVSEMFDVNPSLIRFWEQKFDILKPDKNKKGNRLFTPKDVENLKLIYHLVKENGMTLAGAAKRLRQNREGVSRDLEIIEKLQRVRSLLLDVREVLKADDDGREVFVDPAPADWDDTPVLEYGAGSDGEPAGSRLPGESSPGAETIGDRARSVTDTAFRHEADDPTSGSGEGQGTVLMREPRCAEVPEGLAELVAVATDNGCEAGPAAPYFIQREIPVPPQPFPERLSHTEGPGEDAEEPKPEPPKAAACSVVEQTLF, encoded by the coding sequence ATGACGACGAGCGAGCGTAAAAGTCGCAAGATATATTATACGATGGGCGAGGTGTCGGAGATGTTCGACGTCAATCCTTCGCTGATCCGCTTCTGGGAGCAAAAGTTCGATATCCTGAAGCCCGACAAGAACAAGAAGGGGAACCGGCTGTTCACGCCGAAGGATGTCGAGAATCTGAAACTGATCTATCATCTGGTCAAAGAAAACGGCATGACGTTGGCCGGGGCGGCCAAGCGGCTGAGACAGAACCGCGAGGGAGTCAGCCGCGATCTGGAGATCATCGAGAAGCTGCAGCGGGTCCGCTCGCTGTTGCTGGACGTGCGCGAGGTGCTGAAGGCGGACGATGACGGACGCGAAGTGTTCGTCGATCCGGCCCCGGCCGACTGGGACGATACCCCGGTCTTGGAATACGGGGCGGGAAGCGACGGGGAACCGGCCGGCAGCCGGTTGCCGGGAGAATCGTCGCCCGGCGCAGAGACGATCGGCGACAGGGCTCGGTCCGTTACGGATACGGCCTTTCGGCACGAGGCCGATGATCCGACATCCGGTTCCGGCGAAGGGCAGGGGACCGTCCTGATGCGTGAGCCGCGTTGCGCGGAAGTGCCGGAAGGATTGGCGGAACTGGTCGCCGTGGCGACCGACAACGGATGCGAAGCCGGGCCGGCAGCGCCGTATTTTATCCAGCGCGAGATTCCCGTACCGCCTCAGCCTTTCCCGGAGCGGCTCTCGCATACGGAAGGACCCGGTGAGGATGCCGAAGAGCCGAAGCCGGAGCCACCCAAGGCGGCTGCGTGCTCGGTCGTCGAGCAGACGTTGTTTTAG
- a CDS encoding RNA polymerase sigma factor, with amino-acid sequence MNLKKLSDNQLLNAYLSGNENAITALVNRHRRRIFDYVHMMVKDRDVADDIFQETLIRVLRFVNDGRYTENGKFLSWVLRIAHNQVIDHFRQKKQQNNVSEGEAGYDLLNNKKFSDTTVEEKMVSAQIEADVRKLLDYLPKEQKEVVMMRYYMGLSFKEIAEQTEVSINTALGRMRYALINLRKLIDEKQLILN; translated from the coding sequence CTGAATCTTAAGAAATTAAGCGATAACCAATTGCTTAATGCTTATCTGTCAGGCAATGAGAACGCTATAACCGCGCTTGTAAACCGTCACCGCCGGAGGATTTTCGATTACGTCCATATGATGGTCAAGGATCGCGACGTGGCCGACGATATCTTTCAGGAGACGCTGATCCGCGTGTTGCGGTTCGTCAACGACGGTCGCTATACCGAGAACGGCAAATTCCTCTCTTGGGTGTTGCGCATCGCCCATAATCAGGTAATCGACCATTTCCGCCAGAAGAAGCAGCAGAACAACGTCTCGGAGGGCGAGGCTGGCTACGATCTGCTCAACAACAAGAAGTTCTCCGATACGACCGTCGAGGAGAAAATGGTGTCGGCGCAGATCGAGGCGGATGTCCGCAAATTGCTGGATTATTTGCCCAAGGAACAGAAGGAAGTCGTGATGATGCGCTATTACATGGGGTTGAGTTTCAAGGAGATCGCCGAACAGACCGAGGTAAGCATCAATACCGCGCTGGGACGCATGCGTTATGCGCTGATCAATCTGCGGAAGCTGATCGACGAAAAGCAGCTGATCCTGAACTGA
- a CDS encoding XRE family transcriptional regulator, which translates to MINSRLRSIRKELSLTQENLARVLGIGKSALSMIETGKASLSERNKNILVQELNVNPDWLETGEGPMFLEVRPAAVFAGRSDRTLPSQSVPLYNIEGTAGLVPLFLDKRSLAPVDYIHIPNLPRCDGAIYVVGDSMYPLLKSGDIVLYKQIGDVNDIFWGDMYLLSIDIDGEEYVTVKYIQKSEKPGCVKLVSQNPHHADKDIEIGRIRALAFVKASIRMNSIR; encoded by the coding sequence ATGATAAACAGCCGGTTACGTTCGATCCGCAAGGAACTGTCGTTGACACAGGAAAATCTGGCCCGTGTGCTGGGTATCGGAAAGAGCGCTCTTTCGATGATTGAGACGGGGAAAGCTTCCTTGTCGGAGCGGAATAAGAATATATTGGTTCAGGAATTGAATGTCAATCCGGACTGGCTCGAGACCGGCGAGGGGCCGATGTTTCTCGAAGTCCGGCCTGCGGCCGTCTTTGCGGGACGCTCCGATCGGACGCTTCCCTCGCAGAGCGTTCCTCTGTACAATATCGAGGGTACGGCAGGGCTGGTTCCGCTGTTTCTGGACAAGCGCTCGCTCGCGCCGGTGGACTACATTCACATTCCGAACCTGCCTCGCTGCGACGGGGCGATCTACGTGGTCGGCGACAGCATGTACCCGCTGCTCAAGAGCGGCGATATCGTACTTTATAAGCAGATAGGCGACGTAAACGATATTTTCTGGGGCGACATGTATTTGCTGTCGATCGACATCGACGGCGAGGAGTACGTGACCGTCAAATATATCCAAAAATCCGAGAAACCCGGCTGCGTCAAACTCGTCAGCCAGAATCCCCATCATGCGGATAAGGATATCGAAATCGGAAGAATTCGGGCGCTGGCATTCGTCAAAGCCAGTATCCGGATGAATTCCATCCGATGA